The genome window AGAAACGGTTTTCCATGAAGCTGAAAACCCTTGATTCTATGCTTTGCGAATTGGAGTCAGGGTTCTTGAATCCATGTACAGAGGGATTGAATCGAGGGCTATCCGGAGCAATCAGGCTTCTTGAGGAGCTGAGAGTGGAAGCTCGATTACTAGCCGAACTAAACGTTCTCACTCCTGCGAAAGATACCATTTCGGACTCTATACCCCAGAAGGAGCATGGACAGGATCAATCCAGCAATGGGCCCAGCTTCGAACTATAAACCCTCTAGATTTGGAGATTTAGTAATTCACGTCATATAACCTGTTATGACCAATGACCTAAAAACCCTTAAGGAGCGAGAGAAGGATTTAGAAGAGCAGCGATCGCAGCTTAAGGCCAAAACCGACCAGTCTGCCTACATTGCATCACGGCGACTAATGCGGAAGCGGATCAAGTTCCTCCACGAAATTATGAGGCAACCCGAATCGACTACTTACCACTGCATCAACCAAATCTTTTGGTACTACGAAAACGTAGCACGACAATACAACACAAAGAAATAACATGAAAAAAGACCCAGATAAAAAGCTGAAGGAACTGAATAGTCAGATTCGAAAGGTCAAAAAGCAGATCGCCTACGAGAAGCTCGAGAGCCTCGCTGGATTTGCTCAAGCACTCATCGATGGCAAGCTGGACCAGATCCGAAATCACGATACAGAGCAATTGAGAGAGATACACAAAACCCTCTCTATACTCTTTGGACCAGGCCAAGATGCATAGCGACGGTAACTATTCGTCCGTTCTAAAAACCCTGACGACTCGTCGTCGGGGTTTCTCTGTTTTTGTGGGGATTTCGATGCGATCGGTGCCACTCAGGGAGTCTTTATACTGCATATAAAACCTCCTAATTATTAAAATAAACAGCCTAAACCGCTACCGCAAAACCCTAAAAGCTCCAGCAGGATATTCATGGCTAACAAGCATGAATATAACAAAAACCCTGAACACGACCAAATGTCGTCTAACGCCAATGAGGATCGTTTCGATGCGAATGAAGAGCATCCCTCTCCTGAGGACTCTCGACCGCTTCCACCACTAGGCTTAGACGATTTACAGAGGCAGATTCTAGAGCTCCATGAAAAGATGGATGAGGCGATTAGGATAATGAGTACGATAGCACTGAATTCAAATTCCGATGGAGACCTGATCGACCTCAAGCAAGCCATCAAAGTGCTGGGAATAAGCCGAAGCACTGTTACACGACGTGCGAAGAAAGGCGACCTTCCGGCTCGAAGGGTTAAACGCAATAAATACTACAAGTGGTACTTCTCGAAAAAGGAAATTGAAGAGTATCTGGAAGATTGCTACTAGAAGCTAATTTGAGATCCCAAGCACGGCACTCGGGGTGAGTGAAAAGAACCCAACTGAATCCTCAGTATCGTGTATATCGCCTAAATAGTTATCCTTTGCGACTTTCATCGAATGGCCAAGCTGGGAGGTGTACTCAGACTCCGTGATCCCCTCTAAGTTCCAGAGAAAAGTCGCAAAGGTATGACGAAAAACATCATTCCACTTCTTATCTTTCTGCCTCTCTTCGTCCATTACGGCGATCCTGTAATATTTGGCGTCCCTAGCATATCGCCGGTCCGAAACGCAAAGCGGAAGGTTTTTCTCTTTTATATACTTTAACCATTCCAGCACATTAGGACGGATCGTTACATTGCGCCTCTCGGCTGTTTTTGTTCCAACTTGACCGTCGCAAACGATGATCCCTTTGCTGAGCTGTATGTGCTTAACCCATACAGCCTCGTCTCCTAGGCTCTTGTATTCTTGAGGTAGCTCCTTGCTTTCCTTCGGTCCCGGTTGCCCTCGCTGCATGCGCCCGAGGGCTTGAATTTCATGAGGTCGAAGCCCGCAGTATGTACCCAATATGAATATCCCTAACCATTCTCCAGCGGTTCCTTCTCTGACCCTGAAATCCACAAGCCGCCTCAACGCCATTCCAACCTCGTCGACATGCAGAATTGTTGGCGCTGCTGTCCTTGCCTGCTTGAAGATCATCCCCTTCTTCGACTCAAACTCGAATTCGTCTAAGATTTTGCGGCGCAAGATCGGACTCTTTCGCCCAGGGTTGCTTTCATAATCAAGTAGTTCTCGGAGCAGCACATAGATTTTGTACCGCATCCCCTCAGGCTGATCCCTCACGTAGCGCAGCAAGTCGCCGGATCCCAAATTTCGAACTCTTCGGTTCCCTAAGGACTCTTTCAGCTTTTCGAGCCGCGGGGTGATCGCAGCCATTGAGCTTTTCTTGAGCCCAGATCCTTCTTTGTACTTTTTGAAATCTTCAATCGCCGCTGAAAACAAAAGAGAACCTGCAGGATTGTAGGTAGAGCGGAAATGCTTCATGATCTCCCTAACCGTGACCCCTTCCCAGTCTAGGTTATCGATTTCGTGGAAAAGCCAGACGGCGATTTCATGCTGCGCGGCCGTCAAAGTCCCCTTGCCCTTCCTTGCAGCCCTCTTGCGTTTGGCCTCCTGCTTTTTTTGTTCTTCCTCCGCTTTGGCTCTCGTCTTAAATTTCAAGCGGCGTTGCTTGATCACGCCATCGACCAAAACGTGGAAATCGCATATGAACCTACCTGACTGCTTGTCCGGATAGACAGACGGTTTCTTCATTCGCTTGGGTGGAGTACGCCTCGACATTACCCATAGCAGTGTGTAAGAATGTGTAGATTACGACATAAAACGACCCAATTTGACCGTATTTTTGAGCGCTGCGAAACCTATTAAGGCACAAAAAAGACGCCCAGAGGCGTCTTTCTTTCATTCTTAAATCACCTTTCCTCAATAACTTAGAAAAGTGGCAGCCTCGCAGGGACTCGAACCCCGACAGAAGGAACCAGAAACCTTAGTGCTACCATTACACCACGAGGCTGTCAGATGAAGAGACGCACGTTACGGGGGTCGTTTCCGAAATCAATGAAAATGCGCGAAATTTCTTCCGCGACCGCAAAGAGCAGACTGAAGGCTTGCGGTCGTCGCCGCCCTTGCTTCCCCTCGGGCCCGTGAGCAACAAACCCGTCCTAGACCATTTC of Pelagicoccus enzymogenes contains these proteins:
- a CDS encoding helix-turn-helix domain-containing protein, coding for MANKHEYNKNPEHDQMSSNANEDRFDANEEHPSPEDSRPLPPLGLDDLQRQILELHEKMDEAIRIMSTIALNSNSDGDLIDLKQAIKVLGISRSTVTRRAKKGDLPARRVKRNKYYKWYFSKKEIEEYLEDCY